A genomic region of Bombus pyrosoma isolate SC7728 linkage group LG6, ASM1482585v1, whole genome shotgun sequence contains the following coding sequences:
- the LOC122568418 gene encoding uncharacterized protein LOC122568418: protein MKIIWCAFLHLYVFPVCCATEQTTSPIIISTTGTIENLGKTEKDEEQEEEQKEIEAVPMTEQVMDANIKITDVPDVEETTEDWDANWDKNKVIRDVAYYIRAHKFQDYDRRYYKRLEDSPSRLYEEFPKPPLRSLHWEVRRHCEASFVECLKYIESIVKLTALKREDDIVTIMREQKWNLANNAKQIQAAQKDCLAGQRRDDLTMPPFQGPIERFQWRTTVSYYMCWYTMLGVPELSIFGESCDNHANCRVESDSGNEDPRTDDTIPYACALYSFCPDHCCPMKHIRDMTDCHQSRDNPCYAGNPPAHRECTLNRQENRDFPSLVANQINISCECSDPGYEWSSRFGLCVDVNECARGEHGCSTEDGETCVNLPGGYECVCKFGYIYDPDQRECVFSSDIQQILLGWKEESNVTEKKSVIDTIVKAIARSSANHLL from the exons atgaaaataatatggTGCGCGTTCCTACATTTGTACGTATTCCCTGTATGTTGCGCAACGGAACAGACGACGTCGCCAATTATAATATCAACGACGGGCACTATCGAGAACCTGGGGAAAACGGAAAAAGACGAGGAGCAAGAGGAGGAGCAGAAGGAAATTGAGGCCGTGCCGATGACGGAACAGGTTATGGATGCCAACATAAAAATAACCGACGTGCCGGACGTGGAAGAAACCACCGAAGACTGGGACGCAAACTGGGACAAGAACAAGGTTATACGAGATGTCGCCTATTATATTCGGGCGCACAAATTTCAAGACTACGATCGTCGTTATTACAAGCGGCTCGAAGATTCGCCGAGCAGACTTTACGAGGAATTTCCGAAACCACCTTTAAGATCTTTGCATTGGGAAGTACGCAG ACACTGCGAGGCAAGCTTCGTCGAATGCCTGAAATACATCGAAAGCATCGTTAAACTGACTGCTCTGAAGCGAGAAGATGACATTGTCACGATCATGAGAGAACAAAAATGGAATCTCGCGAACAACGCCAAGCAAATTCAAGCCGCTCAAAAGGATTGTCTTGCAGGTCAGAGACGCGACGATCTAACCATGCCTCCCTTTCAAGGTCCAATAG AACGGTTTCAGTGGCGCACTACGGTCAGTTACTACATGTGCTGGTACACGATGCTCGGCGTTCCAGAATTGAGCATTTTCGGAGAGTCGTGCGATAACCACGCCAACTGTCGAGTGGAATCCGATTCCGGGAACGAAGACCCGAGAACCGATGACACGATACCATATGCCTGCGCCCTTTATAGTTTCTGTCCGGATCATTGTTGCCCTATGAAACATATCCGGGATATGACGGATTGCCATCAGTCGCGGGACAATCCCTGCTATGCTGGGAACCCACCGG CTCACAGGGAATGTACATTGAATCGACAAGAAAATCGAGATTTCCCGAGCTTGGTGGCAAATCAGATCAACATCAGCTGCGAATGTTCTGATCCCGGATACGAATGGTCCTCCAGATTCGGTCTCTGCGTCGACGTGAACGAGTGCGCTCGAGGTGAACACGGCTGCTCGACGGAGGACGGAGAAACGTGCGTCAACCTACCCGGTGGCTACGAGTGCGTTTGCAAGTTCGGCTACATTTACGATCCAGACCAGAGAGAGTGTGTTTTCAGCTCCGATATCCAACAGATCTTGCTAGGGTGGAAAGAGGAGTCGAATGTCACAGAAAAGAAGAGCGTCATCGACACGATCGTCAAAGCGATCGCGAGATCGTCCGCTAATCACCTC TTGTAA